One genomic segment of Primulina tabacum isolate GXHZ01 chromosome 9, ASM2559414v2, whole genome shotgun sequence includes these proteins:
- the LOC142556260 gene encoding protein ECERIFERUM 26-like → MVSSTMEEGLIYNIKLSSIGPGNVTAPYSIFEPENMDLAMKLHYLRCIYYFGSKAFEGLTALVIKEPMFTWLNQFPVPCGRLRRSDPGRPYIKCNDCGVRFIEAKCDKTLEEWLEMKDDSHEKALVSGQIIGPELSFSPLVLIQLTKFQCGGTAVGLSWAHVLGDAFSAAEFMNQLGKTVADNGPGRPIALAQSLKSVSPNNQPRVVEDPLSIRRVGPVGDNWIKVSECNMNTFSFNISGTQLSHLQSKLSRNGAEFSPFEALSAVIWQCIAKIRGRGSSQKVATICEKSRKNEIEGTLSNSLNLSVVKADFPIEEATPSELATLLKTRALDEQKKINEIMDKEQGLSDFIVYGANLTFVNVEEGSFYEFEYRGQKPVSFSLRIDGVGEEGAILVLPGDKNVCTGRKVTAILPENKIEVFKDELKREGLLA, encoded by the exons ATGGTTTCATCCACCATGGAAGAAGGCCTCATCTACAACATCAAGCTTTCGTCTATCGGGCCCGGCAACGTAACGGCCCCCTACTCCATTTTCGAGCCCGAGAACATGGACTTGGCCATGAAGCTTCATTACCTGCGCTGCATCTATTACTTCGGCAGCAAGGCATTCGAGGGCTTGACGGCTCTGGTCATCAAGGAGCCAATGTTCACGTGGTTGAACCAGTTCCCGGTCCCGTGCGGCCGGCTCCGGAGATCGGATCCAGGCCGGCCTTACATCAAGTGCAACGACTGTGGCGTGAGGTTCATCGAAGCCAAATGCGACAAAACTCTGGAGGAATGGTTGGAGATGAAGGATGATTCCCATGAGAAAGCTTTGGTCTCCGGTCAAATTATCGGTCCCGAGCTTTCATTTTCGCCACTTGTTTTGATACAG CTAACAAAATTTCAATGCGGAGGAACCGCTGTGGGCCTAAGCTGGGCCCATGTACTTGGCGATGCATTCTCTGCTGCAGAATTCATGAACCAATTGGGGAAGACCGTAGCTGATAATGGACCAGGCCGACCCATAGCTCTGGCCCAATCCCTCAAGTCCGTAAGTCCAAACAACCAGCCCAGAGTTGTGGAGGATCCACTTAGCATCAGACGGGTCGGCCCGGTTGGAGATAATTGGATAAAGGTCTCAGAATGCAACATGAATACATTCTCCTTCAATATTTCAGGCACGCAACTGAGTCATCTTCAATCCAAACTAAGTCGAAATGGGGCCGAATTTTCACCTTTCGAGGCACTTTCCGCCGTCATTTGGCAATGCATCGCCAAAATTCGGGGTCGAGGATCGAGTCAGAAAGTTGCGACAATTTGTGAAAAAAGTAGAAAAAATGAGATAGAAGGGACACTGAGTAATAGCCTAAATTTGAGTGTGGTTAAGGCTGATTTTCCTATTGAGGAGGCCACGCCTAGTGAGCTAGCAACACTTTTGAAAACCAGAGCATTGGACGAGCAAAAAAAGATCAACGAAATCATGGACAAAGAGCAAGGACTGTCTGATTTCATTGTGTATGGGGCAAATTTGACCTTTGTGAACGTTGAAGAGGGGAGCTTTTATGAGTTCGAGTACCGGGGACAAAAGCCAGTTAGCTTTAGCCTTAGGATCGATGGAGTCGGGGAAGAAGGGGCGATTTTGGTGCTTCCTGGTGACAAGAATGTTTGTACAGGAAGGAAAGTTACGGCAATTTTGCCGGAGAACAAGATCGAAGTGTTCAAGGACGAGTTGAAAAGGGAGGGGCTTTTGGCATGA